From Oncorhynchus tshawytscha isolate Ot180627B linkage group LG27, Otsh_v2.0, whole genome shotgun sequence, a single genomic window includes:
- the shisa9b gene encoding protein shisa-9B produces the protein MMRSAGLLLGYFLVKVLVCDAEGEPGQKLDGFIMVPTGTNESKLNRENSVSESPHTEDRCRGYYDVMGQWDPPFVCQTGSYLYCCGTCGFRFCCEFTSSRLDQTTCKNYDTPPWMMTGRPPPKKKDPTHDPTKDKTNLIVYIICGVVAIMALVGIFTKLGLEKAHRPHRENMSRALAQVMRQPGPGEHSEDIGVHGQHYDNMQANRVPANSLQANQMNSVGPGSSLMPGLGSPPHPYPSLGQIPSPYEQQQPGKELNKYASLKAVAEKVNDNFYTNRRHMVEMAAKGSLPMHPMHRIEQEPSNPYSPPLQPSLKQNGHKSKSTKGHSSHSSSSHTLAYGSNTIANPGMQKNWDGSETVGRRQSHGTKKHCTIEQVNEMHSTSRSQHYMPPQPYFVSNSKTEVTV, from the exons ATGATGAGAAGCGCGGGGTTGTTGCTTGGCTACTTTTTGGTGAAAGTTCTTGTATGCGACGCGGAGGGGGAGCCAGGGCAGAAGCTGGACGGCTTTATTATGGTACCAACGGGTACCAACGAGTCAAAATTGAACAGAGAGAATAGCGTTTCGGAGAGTCCGCATACAGAAGACAGGTGCCGGGGTTATTACGATGTGATGGGCCAGTGGGATCCGCCGTTTGTGTGCCAGACGGGCAGTTACCTGTACTGCTGCGGGACCTGTGGCTTCAGATTCTGCTGTGAGTTTACAAGCTCGCGGCTGGACCAGACCACCTGCAAAAACTATGACACGCCGCCGTGGATGATGACAGGCAGACCTCCGCCTAAGAAAAAAGACCCCACTCACGATCCCACAAAGGATAAGACAAACTTAATTGTGTATATAATATGTGGAGTTGTTGCCATAATGGCCCTCGTTGGGATTTTCACAAAACTTGGACTTGAAAAGGCGCACCGTCCACACAGAGAAAACATGTCAAG GGCTCTAGCCCAGGTGATGCGCCAGCCTGGTCCAGGAGAACACTCAGAAGACATTGGAGTGCATGGACAGCACTATGACAACATGCAAGCCAACAGGGTACCTGCGAACAGTCTCC AGGCTAACCAGATGAACAGCGTGGGTCCAGGATCATCACTAATGCCAGGCTTAGGGTCTCCTCCCCACCCCTACCCTTCCCTGGGACAGATCCCTAGCCCCTATGAGCAACAGCAACCTGGGAAAGAGCTCAATAAGTACGCCTCCCTCAAGGCTGTCG CGGAGAAGGTTAATGACAACTTCTACACCAACCGGCGGCACATGGTAGAGATGGCAGCCAAGGGCAGTCTCCCTATGCACCCGATGCATCGCATAGAGCAGGAGCCCAGCAACCCCTACAGCCCTCCCTTACAGCCTTCCCTAAAGCAGAACGGACACAAGTCCAAAAGCACCAAGGGCCACAGCAGCCACAGCAGCAGCTCCCATACCCTGGCCTATGGCTCCAACACCATCGCCAACCCGGGGATGCAGAAGAACTGGGACGGCTCAGAGACGGTGGGCCGCCGGCAGAGCCACGGCACTAAGAAACACTGCACCATAGAGCAGGTGAACGAGATGCACAGCACCTCGCGCAGCCAGCACTACATGCCCCCGCAGCCCTACTTTGTCAGCAACAGCAAGACAGAAGTGACTGTCTGA